The following proteins come from a genomic window of Enterobacter chengduensis:
- the treR gene encoding trehalose operon repressor TreR, with the protein MQNRLTIKDIARLSGVGKSTVSRVLNNESGVSERTRERVEAVMNQHGFSPSRSARAMRGQSDKVVAIIVSRLDSLSENLAVQTMLPAFYEQGYDPIMMESQFSPQLVEEHLGMLQRRNIDGVVLFGFTGIKDEMLKPWQPSLVMMARDAQGFASVCYDDEGAIITLMQRLFDEGHRHISFLGVPHADVTTGKRRHEAYLAFCKKHNLPAVASLPGLGMKQGYEQVASVLTPQTTALVCATDTLALGASKYLQEQRIDGLQVASVGSTPLMKFLHPEIITVDPGYAESGRQAAAQLIEQINGRSEPRRIVIPAHLS; encoded by the coding sequence ATGCAGAACCGCCTTACCATTAAAGACATCGCGCGTTTAAGCGGCGTGGGGAAATCGACCGTCTCACGCGTGCTGAATAACGAAAGCGGCGTCAGCGAACGCACCCGCGAGCGCGTTGAGGCGGTGATGAATCAGCACGGCTTTTCCCCTTCCCGCTCCGCGCGCGCCATGCGCGGGCAGAGTGACAAAGTCGTCGCCATCATTGTCTCGCGTCTGGACTCTCTGTCTGAAAACCTTGCCGTGCAGACCATGCTGCCCGCCTTCTATGAGCAGGGCTATGACCCGATCATGATGGAGAGCCAGTTCTCGCCGCAGCTGGTTGAAGAGCATCTGGGCATGCTCCAGCGGCGCAACATTGACGGCGTGGTGCTGTTCGGGTTTACCGGCATTAAGGACGAGATGCTGAAACCCTGGCAGCCTTCGCTGGTGATGATGGCGCGCGACGCCCAGGGCTTTGCCTCCGTCTGCTACGACGACGAGGGGGCGATTATCACCCTGATGCAGCGCCTGTTTGACGAAGGCCATCGCCACATCAGCTTCCTCGGGGTGCCGCACGCGGACGTCACCACCGGCAAGCGTCGCCATGAGGCCTATCTGGCCTTTTGCAAAAAGCACAACCTCCCGGCCGTCGCCTCCCTGCCGGGGCTGGGCATGAAGCAGGGGTACGAGCAGGTCGCCAGCGTCCTGACCCCGCAGACCACCGCGCTGGTGTGCGCCACGGACACCCTGGCGCTGGGCGCGAGTAAATATCTGCAGGAGCAGCGCATCGACGGCCTGCAGGTGGCGAGCGTCGGCAGCACGCCGCTGATGAAGTTTTTGCACCCGGAAATTATTACCGTCGATCCCGGCTACGCCGAGTCCGGCAGGCAGGCCGCCGCGCAGCTGATCGAGCAGATCAACGGGCGGAGCGAACCGCGCCGAATCGTCATTCCTGCCCACCTTTCTTAA
- a CDS encoding BglG family transcription antiterminator: MRFPNQRLAQLFDLLQNETLPQDELAQRLSVSTRTVRADITALNALLASHGAQFVLSRGNGYQLKIDDAERYQQLQASHPRALRIPRTGAERVHYLVVRFLTSAFSLKLEDLADEWFVSRATLQSDMAEVREWFHRYNLTLETRPRHGMKLFGSEMSTRACLTDLLWELAQQDSLNPLVTDVALNAGVAEQMVPVLHDALTRHHIRLTDEGELFLRLYCAVSVRRISEGYPLPEFHAEDVEENVREAAKDIAVTIQRLAGKALSPSEESWLCVHIAARQIQEIAPSAINADDDEALVNYILRYINTHYNYNLLSDAQLHADLLTHIKTMITRVRYQIMIPNPLLDNIKQHYPMAWDMTLAAVSSWGKYTPYAISENEIGFLVLHIGVGLERHYNIGYQRQPRVLLVCDAGNAMVRMIEAVLQRKYPQIEVTRTLTLREYEQVESLSEDFVIATARVSEKSKPVVTIAPFPTDYQLEQIGKLVLVDRTRPWMLDKYFDAAHFRIINTPVDQQTLFRELCAQLEGEGFVGAEFLDSVIEREAIVSTMLGDGIALPHSLGLLAQKTVVYTVLAPHGVQWGDETAHVIFLLAISKSEYEEAMAIYDIFVTFLRERAMARLCSCEDFAGFKAVAMESLSRF, from the coding sequence GTGCGATTTCCGAACCAACGTTTAGCGCAACTTTTCGACCTGCTGCAAAACGAGACGCTGCCGCAGGACGAGCTGGCGCAGCGGCTGTCGGTCTCCACGCGAACCGTCCGTGCCGATATCACCGCCCTGAACGCGCTGCTGGCAAGCCACGGGGCGCAGTTTGTTCTGAGCCGTGGCAATGGCTATCAGCTCAAAATTGACGACGCCGAGCGCTATCAGCAGCTGCAGGCCTCCCACCCGCGCGCGCTGCGGATTCCCCGTACGGGCGCGGAGCGCGTGCATTATCTGGTGGTGCGTTTTCTGACCTCGGCGTTTTCGCTTAAGCTCGAGGACCTGGCGGACGAGTGGTTCGTCAGCCGCGCCACGCTGCAAAGCGACATGGCGGAGGTGCGCGAGTGGTTTCATCGCTACAACCTGACGCTGGAAACCCGTCCACGGCACGGCATGAAGCTGTTTGGCAGCGAGATGTCGACCCGCGCCTGCCTGACCGACCTGCTCTGGGAGCTGGCGCAGCAGGACAGCCTGAACCCGCTGGTGACGGACGTGGCGCTCAACGCGGGCGTGGCGGAGCAGATGGTGCCCGTGCTGCACGACGCCCTGACGCGTCACCATATTCGCCTGACCGACGAAGGCGAGCTGTTCCTGCGCCTCTACTGCGCGGTGTCGGTGCGCCGCATCAGCGAAGGTTACCCGCTGCCGGAATTCCACGCCGAAGACGTGGAAGAGAACGTGCGCGAGGCGGCGAAGGATATCGCGGTGACCATCCAGCGACTGGCGGGCAAGGCGCTTTCTCCGTCGGAGGAGAGCTGGCTGTGCGTGCACATTGCGGCGCGGCAGATTCAGGAGATTGCCCCGAGCGCGATTAACGCGGATGACGACGAAGCGCTGGTTAACTACATCCTGCGCTATATCAACACCCACTATAACTACAACCTGCTCAGCGACGCGCAGCTGCACGCGGACCTGCTCACGCACATCAAAACCATGATCACCCGCGTGCGGTATCAAATCATGATCCCCAATCCGCTGCTGGATAACATCAAGCAGCACTACCCGATGGCGTGGGACATGACCCTCGCGGCGGTGTCGAGCTGGGGCAAATACACGCCGTATGCGATCAGCGAAAACGAGATTGGCTTTCTGGTGCTGCATATTGGCGTCGGGCTGGAGCGTCACTACAACATTGGCTACCAGCGCCAGCCGCGCGTGCTGCTGGTCTGCGACGCCGGTAATGCCATGGTCCGCATGATTGAGGCGGTACTCCAGCGTAAATACCCGCAGATTGAGGTCACGCGCACGCTCACCCTGCGCGAGTACGAGCAGGTGGAATCGCTGAGCGAGGACTTTGTCATCGCCACCGCCCGCGTCAGCGAAAAGTCGAAACCGGTGGTGACGATCGCCCCGTTCCCGACCGACTATCAGCTGGAGCAGATCGGCAAGCTGGTGCTGGTGGACCGCACCCGCCCGTGGATGCTGGATAAATACTTCGACGCGGCCCATTTCCGCATCATCAACACGCCCGTTGACCAGCAGACGCTGTTCCGGGAACTGTGCGCGCAACTTGAAGGCGAGGGGTTTGTCGGCGCGGAGTTTCTGGACTCGGTCATTGAGCGTGAAGCGATCGTCAGCACCATGCTCGGCGACGGCATCGCGCTGCCGCACTCCCTCGGCCTGCTGGCGCAGAAAACGGTGGTCTACACCGTGCTGGCCCCGCACGGCGTGCAGTGGGGCGACGAAACCGCGCACGTCATCTTCCTGCTCGCCATCAGCAAGAGCGAATACGAAGAGGCGATGGCGATTTACGATATCTTCGTCACCTTCCTGCGCGAGCGTGCCATGGCGCGGCTCTGTAGCTGCGAGGATTTTGCCGGGTTTAAGGCGGTGGCGATGGAGAGTTTGAGTCGGTTTTGA
- the treC gene encoding alpha,alpha-phosphotrehalase codes for MNTLPHWWQNGVIYQIYPKSFQDTTGSGTGDLRGVTQRLDYLKTLGIDAIWLTPFYISPQVDNGYDVANYTAIDPAYGTLDDFDELVAEAHARGIRIVLDMVFNHTSTQHAWFRESLKKESPYRQFYIWRDGTPEQLPNNWRSKFGGNAWRWHAESEQYYLHLFAPEQADLNWENPAVRAELKKVCEFWADRGVDGLRLDVINLISKDQAFPNDETGDGRRFYTDGPRVHEYLQEMSRDVFTPRNLMTVGEMSSTSLENCQQYASLDGSELSMTFNFHHLKVDYPGGEKWTKAKPDFIALKTLFRHWQQGMHNKAWNALFWCNHDQPRIVSRFGDEGEHRVHAAKMLGMVLHGMQGTPYIYQGEELGMTNPHFSRITDYRDVESLNMFAELRADGRDPEELLAILASKSRDNGRTPMQWDASHNAGFTGGEPWIGVCDNYETVNARAALDDPDSVFYTYRSLIGLRKTLPVLTWGDYEDLLPEHSSLWCYRRQWQGQTLIVAANLSNTIQEWRTDALSDKPQVLMSNYPAPQTTSLRPFEAVWWLQQ; via the coding sequence ATGAATACCCTTCCTCACTGGTGGCAAAACGGCGTCATCTATCAGATTTACCCAAAGAGTTTCCAGGACACCACCGGCAGCGGCACCGGCGATCTGCGCGGCGTGACGCAGCGCCTGGACTACCTGAAAACCCTCGGCATTGACGCCATCTGGCTGACGCCGTTTTATATCTCCCCGCAGGTGGATAACGGCTATGACGTGGCGAATTACACCGCCATCGACCCGGCGTACGGCACGCTGGATGACTTTGACGAACTGGTTGCCGAAGCCCACGCGCGCGGCATCCGCATCGTGCTGGACATGGTGTTCAACCACACCTCCACGCAGCACGCCTGGTTCCGCGAGTCGCTGAAAAAAGAGAGCCCGTACCGCCAGTTCTACATCTGGCGCGACGGCACGCCGGAGCAGCTGCCTAACAACTGGCGATCCAAGTTTGGCGGCAACGCCTGGCGCTGGCACGCCGAGAGCGAGCAGTATTACCTGCACCTCTTCGCGCCGGAGCAGGCGGATCTCAACTGGGAAAACCCGGCGGTGCGCGCCGAGCTGAAAAAGGTGTGCGAATTTTGGGCCGATCGCGGCGTGGACGGCTTGCGTCTCGACGTAATTAACCTGATTTCTAAAGATCAGGCTTTCCCGAACGACGAGACGGGCGACGGTCGCCGCTTCTACACCGACGGGCCGCGCGTCCACGAATATCTGCAGGAGATGAGCCGCGACGTCTTTACCCCGCGCAATCTGATGACGGTGGGCGAGATGTCCTCGACCTCGCTGGAAAACTGCCAGCAGTACGCGTCGCTCGACGGCAGCGAGCTGTCGATGACCTTTAACTTCCACCACCTGAAGGTGGACTATCCCGGCGGCGAGAAGTGGACGAAGGCGAAGCCGGACTTTATCGCGCTGAAAACCCTCTTCCGCCACTGGCAGCAGGGGATGCACAACAAAGCCTGGAACGCGCTGTTCTGGTGTAACCACGATCAGCCGCGCATCGTGTCCCGCTTTGGCGACGAAGGTGAACACCGCGTTCACGCTGCAAAAATGCTCGGCATGGTGCTGCACGGGATGCAGGGCACGCCGTATATCTATCAGGGCGAAGAGCTGGGGATGACCAACCCGCACTTCAGCCGGATTACCGATTACCGCGACGTGGAAAGCCTGAACATGTTCGCCGAACTGCGGGCAGACGGTCGCGATCCGGAGGAGCTGCTGGCGATTCTGGCGAGCAAATCCCGCGATAATGGCCGCACGCCAATGCAATGGGACGCGTCGCACAACGCGGGCTTTACCGGGGGCGAACCGTGGATTGGGGTCTGCGACAACTACGAGACGGTGAACGCCCGTGCCGCGCTGGACGATCCGGATTCGGTGTTTTACACCTACCGGTCGCTGATTGGCCTGCGCAAAACGCTGCCGGTGCTGACGTGGGGGGATTATGAGGATCTCCTGCCGGAACATTCTTCCCTGTGGTGCTATCGCCGTCAGTGGCAGGGGCAGACGCTGATCGTTGCGGCGAACCTCAGTAATACGATTCAGGAATGGCGGACAGACGCTCTCAGCGATAAGCCCCAAGTGCTGATGAGTAACTACCCGGCACCGCAAACGACGTCGCTCCGTCCGTTTGAAGCCGTCTGGTGGTTGCAGCAGTAA
- the nrdG gene encoding anaerobic ribonucleoside-triphosphate reductase-activating protein gives MNYHQYYPVDIVNGPGTRCTLFVSGCVHECPGCYNKSTWRLNSGMPFTADMADRIINDLNDTRIKRQGISLSGGDPLHPQNVPEILNLVKRIRRECSGKDIWVWTGYRLDELNAAQMEVVELINVLVDGKFVQDLKDPALIWRGSSNQVVHHLR, from the coding sequence ATGAACTATCACCAGTACTACCCCGTCGACATCGTCAACGGCCCCGGCACCCGCTGTACCCTGTTTGTCTCAGGCTGCGTCCACGAATGCCCCGGCTGCTACAACAAAAGCACCTGGCGCCTGAATTCCGGCATGCCGTTTACCGCTGACATGGCAGACCGGATCATTAACGATCTCAACGATACGCGCATCAAACGCCAGGGGATTTCGCTCTCCGGCGGCGATCCGCTGCACCCGCAAAACGTGCCGGAGATCCTGAATCTGGTAAAACGCATTCGCCGCGAGTGCTCGGGAAAGGATATCTGGGTCTGGACGGGATACAGGCTGGATGAACTGAATGCTGCTCAGATGGAAGTGGTGGAGTTGATTAACGTGCTGGTCGACGGCAAGTTCGTGCAGGATTTAAAAGACCCGGCGCTCATCTGGCGCGGCAGCAGTAACCAGGTTGTGCATCATTTGCGTTAA
- the nrdD gene encoding anaerobic ribonucleoside-triphosphate reductase produces the protein MTPHVMKRDGCKVPFKSERIQEAILRAAKAAGVDDADYCATVADVVSSQMNERSQVDINEIQTAVENQLMAGPYKQLARAYIEYRHDRDVQREKRGRLNQEIRGLVEQTNSALLNENANKDSKVIPTQRDLLAGIVAKHYARQHLLPRDVVSAHERGEIHYHDLDYSPFFPMFNCMLIDLKGMLTHGFKMGNAEIEPPKSISTATAVTAQIIAQVASHIYGGTTINRIDEVLAPFVTASFNKHRKTAEEWQIPDADGYAHSRTEKECYDAFQSLEYEVNTLHTANGQTPFVTFGFGLGTSWESRLIQQSILRNRISGLGKNRKTAVFPKLVFAIRDGLNHKFGDPNYDIKQLALECASKRMYPDILNYDQVVKVTGSFKTPMGCRSFLGVYEDENGEQIHDGRNNLGVISLNLPRIALEAKGNEAEFWTLLDERLQLARKALMTRIARLEGVKARVAPILYMEGACGVRLKADDDVSEIFKNGRASISLGYIGIHETINALFGDQHMYDSEMLREKGIAIVQRLRDAVDQWKEETGYGFSLYSTPSENLCDRFCRLDTAEFGIVEGVTDKGYYTNSFHLDVEKKVNPYDKIDFEAAYPPIASGGFICYGEYPNIQHNLKALEDVWDYSYQHVPYYGTNTPIDECYECGFTGEFECTSKGFTCPKCGNHDAARVSVTRRVCGYLGSPDARPFNAGKQEEVKRRVKHLGNGQIG, from the coding sequence ATGACACCGCATGTGATGAAACGTGATGGCTGTAAAGTGCCGTTTAAATCAGAGCGCATCCAGGAAGCCATTCTGCGTGCAGCTAAAGCAGCGGGAGTCGATGACGCAGATTACTGCGCCACCGTCGCAGACGTCGTTAGCAGCCAGATGAACGAACGCAGCCAGGTCGATATCAATGAGATCCAGACCGCGGTTGAAAACCAGCTGATGGCGGGGCCCTACAAGCAGCTGGCGCGCGCCTACATTGAGTACCGTCACGACCGTGACGTGCAGCGCGAGAAGCGCGGTCGTCTGAACCAGGAGATCCGTGGCCTGGTGGAGCAGACCAACTCTGCCCTGCTCAATGAAAACGCCAACAAAGACAGTAAGGTGATCCCGACCCAGCGCGACCTGCTGGCCGGTATCGTCGCCAAACACTACGCCCGCCAGCACCTGCTGCCGCGCGACGTGGTCTCGGCGCACGAGCGCGGTGAGATCCACTACCACGATCTCGACTATTCGCCGTTCTTCCCGATGTTCAACTGCATGCTGATCGACCTGAAAGGCATGCTGACCCACGGCTTTAAAATGGGTAACGCCGAGATTGAACCGCCAAAATCCATCTCCACGGCCACCGCCGTCACCGCGCAGATTATCGCCCAGGTCGCCAGCCACATTTACGGCGGCACCACCATTAACCGCATTGACGAAGTGCTGGCCCCGTTCGTGACGGCAAGCTTTAACAAGCACCGTAAAACGGCCGAAGAGTGGCAGATCCCGGACGCGGACGGCTACGCCCATTCTCGTACCGAGAAAGAGTGCTACGACGCCTTCCAGTCGCTGGAATATGAGGTGAACACGCTGCACACCGCCAACGGCCAGACGCCGTTTGTCACCTTCGGGTTTGGCCTGGGCACCAGCTGGGAATCGCGCCTGATCCAGCAGTCTATCCTGCGCAACCGCATTTCCGGCCTCGGCAAAAACCGCAAAACGGCGGTGTTCCCGAAACTGGTGTTCGCCATCCGCGACGGGCTGAACCACAAGTTTGGCGATCCGAACTACGACATCAAGCAGCTGGCGCTGGAGTGCGCGAGCAAGCGCATGTACCCGGACATCCTGAACTACGACCAGGTAGTGAAAGTCACCGGTTCGTTTAAAACGCCTATGGGCTGCCGCAGCTTCCTCGGCGTGTACGAGGATGAAAACGGCGAGCAGATCCACGACGGGCGCAACAACCTGGGCGTCATCAGCCTTAACCTGCCGCGCATCGCGCTGGAGGCCAAAGGTAATGAAGCTGAATTCTGGACACTGCTGGACGAACGCCTGCAGCTGGCGCGTAAAGCGCTGATGACCCGTATCGCCCGTCTGGAAGGGGTCAAAGCCCGCGTGGCGCCAATCCTCTATATGGAAGGGGCCTGCGGCGTGCGTCTGAAAGCCGACGATGACGTGTCCGAGATCTTCAAAAACGGCCGCGCGTCCATTTCGCTGGGCTATATCGGCATCCACGAAACCATCAACGCGCTGTTTGGCGACCAGCACATGTACGACAGCGAAATGCTGCGTGAGAAAGGCATCGCCATCGTGCAGCGCCTGCGCGACGCGGTAGACCAGTGGAAAGAAGAGACCGGCTACGGGTTTAGCCTCTACAGCACGCCGAGCGAGAACCTGTGCGACCGCTTCTGCCGTCTGGACACCGCCGAGTTCGGGATTGTGGAAGGCGTGACCGACAAAGGGTATTACACCAACAGCTTCCACCTGGACGTAGAGAAAAAGGTGAACCCGTACGACAAGATCGACTTTGAAGCGGCCTATCCGCCGATCGCCAGCGGCGGCTTCATCTGCTACGGCGAGTATCCGAACATTCAGCACAACCTGAAGGCGCTGGAGGACGTGTGGGATTACAGCTACCAGCACGTGCCGTATTACGGGACCAACACGCCTATCGACGAGTGCTACGAGTGCGGCTTCACCGGCGAGTTCGAGTGTACCAGCAAAGGCTTTACCTGCCCGAAATGCGGCAACCACGACGCGGCACGCGTGTCGGTAACCCGCCGCGTGTGCGGCTATCTCGGCAGCCCGGACGCGCGTCCGTTTAACGCCGGCAAGCAGGAAGAGGTGAAGCGCCGCGTGAAGCATTTGGGGAATGGGCAGATCGGGTAA
- the treB gene encoding PTS trehalose transporter subunit IIBC, which produces MSKVKQADIDRLIVLVGGRENIATVSHCITRLRFVLNDPSKADPKAIEELSMVKGCFTNAGQFQVVIGTEVGDYYQALLATTGHSSADKEQAKKAARQNMKWHEQLISHFAEIFFPLLPALISGGLILGFRNVIGDVPMSDGKTLAQMYPALKTVYDFLWLIGEAIFFYLPVGICWSAVRKMGGTPILGIVLGVTLVSPQLMNAYLLGQQVPEVWNFGLFTIAKVGYQAQVIPALLAGLTLGFIETRLKRIVPDYLYLVVVPVCSLILAVFLAHAFIGPFGRMIGDGVAFAVRHLMTGSFAPIGAALFGFLYAPLVITGVHQTTLAIDMQMIQSLGGTPVWPIIALSNIAQASAVTGIIIVSRKHNEREISVPAAISAYLGVTEPAMYGINLKYRFPMLCAMIGSGLAGLVCGLNGVMANGIGVGGLPGILSIQPAFWQVFALAMAIAIIVPMALTTVVYQRKFRQGSLQIV; this is translated from the coding sequence ATGAGTAAAGTCAAACAAGCAGATATCGATCGGCTGATCGTCCTGGTCGGCGGCCGCGAAAACATCGCCACCGTCAGCCATTGCATTACCCGCCTGCGCTTCGTGCTGAACGATCCGTCCAAAGCGGACCCGAAGGCCATTGAAGAACTTTCCATGGTAAAAGGCTGCTTCACCAACGCCGGGCAGTTCCAGGTGGTGATTGGTACCGAAGTGGGCGATTACTATCAGGCTCTGCTGGCGACAACCGGGCACTCCTCCGCCGATAAAGAGCAGGCCAAGAAGGCCGCGCGCCAGAATATGAAGTGGCACGAGCAGCTGATTTCCCACTTCGCGGAAATTTTCTTCCCGCTCCTGCCCGCGCTGATCAGCGGGGGCTTAATTTTAGGCTTCCGTAACGTCATCGGCGACGTGCCGATGAGCGACGGCAAAACCCTGGCGCAGATGTATCCGGCGCTGAAAACCGTTTACGACTTCCTGTGGCTGATTGGCGAGGCGATCTTCTTCTATCTGCCGGTTGGGATCTGCTGGTCCGCGGTGCGCAAAATGGGCGGTACGCCGATTCTCGGTATCGTGCTGGGCGTTACGCTGGTCTCTCCGCAGTTAATGAACGCTTACTTACTTGGTCAGCAGGTGCCTGAGGTGTGGAACTTCGGCCTGTTTACCATCGCCAAAGTGGGCTATCAGGCGCAGGTTATCCCGGCCCTGCTGGCGGGCCTGACGCTGGGCTTTATCGAAACGCGCCTGAAGCGCATCGTGCCGGATTACCTCTACCTGGTGGTGGTGCCGGTCTGCTCGCTGATTCTGGCGGTGTTCCTGGCGCACGCCTTTATCGGTCCGTTTGGTCGCATGATCGGCGACGGCGTGGCCTTCGCGGTGCGCCACCTGATGACCGGCAGCTTCGCCCCAATCGGTGCCGCGCTGTTTGGCTTCCTGTACGCCCCGCTGGTGATCACCGGCGTGCATCAGACCACGCTGGCCATTGATATGCAGATGATCCAGAGCCTCGGCGGCACGCCGGTCTGGCCGATTATCGCCCTGTCTAACATTGCCCAGGCGTCCGCGGTGACCGGCATCATCATCGTCAGCCGCAAGCACAACGAGCGTGAGATCTCCGTTCCGGCGGCTATCTCCGCCTACCTCGGCGTCACCGAACCGGCGATGTACGGTATTAACCTGAAATACCGCTTCCCGATGCTCTGCGCGATGATCGGTTCCGGCCTGGCAGGCCTGGTGTGCGGACTGAACGGCGTAATGGCAAACGGGATTGGCGTCGGCGGCCTGCCGGGCATTCTCTCCATCCAGCCCGCTTTCTGGCAGGTGTTCGCCCTGGCGATGGCCATCGCGATTATCGTCCCAATGGCGTTGACTACCGTGGTTTACCAGCGCAAGTTCCGTCAGGGCTCGCTGCAGATTGTTTAA